The sequence TTCTTTGAATAGCGTTTTTGTGAACTTTGATTTGAACCCTGCGACAACTAAAGAAGCTACTTCTTCAACGATACTTTCTTTTTCAAATGAATCGATGTTTTTAATGGAAAGGATCATAACGGCACTTCCATTGTGTAAACCATTGCGTCCGGATAGGCGAGTGAAGGGTAGATGTTTTCGTATAATATCATGCTTGTTGTAGGATATTTTAATTCTTCTAAAAATAGTTGGATTTGCGTTTCAATAGTTGCTTCATCTTTGGTAATAAAAGATTTACGAGCATATTCGCCAGCCGGAAAAGTATAATCACTCCTTTTTTTAATGCTCTTAAGGCAGATTACACCAGTGTTTTGCTTGCAGAAAATGTAAAAAGGTTCCTCTAAATCCGGTAGATTGTGTTTTGCGGCTTGGGAGTAGTTGATAGTGTTTTTATCAACTATTTGGTTAGGAACTTTTTTAAAATAACGGTCTTCTTTAGCTACAAACGTGATTTCATTTAAACGCATTTCTTTTTGCGAATGAATGATTTTCTGAATCGTTTTCTGAATTCCTACTAATTCTTCTATTTGTTGTTGCAAATCTTGTTCAGCCTGCTCTAACATGGGAGTCACTTTTTCACCAAGCAAACTTTCTTTTATTTCTTGAATAGAAAAGCCAATTTTTCTAAAAAGAATAATTTGATATAAACGGTAAATATCTGTTTCTTCAAAATAATAATAGCCATTTTCAGGATTTCGTTTGGGAACTAGAATACCTTCATCAATATAATGACGGATTTTATATTTAGATATTTGAAAAAGTTGCGCGATTTCGCCACTGGAAAGAGTATGCATCTGAATACCTCCTTGTGATTTAGTTTTAGTATAAACTATGTGGTTACCACGCAGTCAAATAAAAGTATAAAAAAATAACGCTGAAAACAAATGAAATATGTTTTCAACGTTATTTTTTAAAATAAACTTATTGATAATATAAAGCGTATAAAAAACCATAAAGATAGTACAAAAAACACCAGATTTATTACTTTTATTTCTTTGGGATGTGTTTTATTATAATCAAAAATTTTGATGAGGTTAAGTAAAACAATCCATACTGCAATAATAATGATTAAAATATTTAGTAAAGAATTACCAAAAATATTTTCAAAACTATATAATGTACTCATACATTCATTCACCTTCTAACGATTATTTACATAATCCAACCATACTTTATCTTTGCCTACTCGGATGTAGTTGTAAACGGTATAATTTCCACCACTAGTATTGTTGATTACCATTTTCACCCCACCATATGCAGAATAGCCGGATTTTTCATTTTTTCTGAAGACACCTTTTGACAAAATACTTCCACCATTATTTGTACTATAATTTATCCCGTAAATACGATCTAAACGATCCGCATATTTCGAACCCCATTCGATTTTACCATATATAGTAGTATAATCAGCTTTATAAGAAAAACTATAGCCTGAGAAATTTTGTTTTACTGTTACTCCTTTATATATCATTCCACCTGGAATGACAGTTTTTGTTCCAGTTGTTTTACTGCTTTTTTTGAGTAAGGGTCTAGTATTACTCTGTGATTCTTCGCTAATTT comes from Listeria monocytogenes and encodes:
- a CDS encoding MerR family transcriptional regulator, giving the protein MHTLSSGEIAQLFQISKYKIRHYIDEGILVPKRNPENGYYYFEETDIYRLYQIILFRKIGFSIQEIKESLLGEKVTPMLEQAEQDLQQQIEELVGIQKTIQKIIHSQKEMRLNEITFVAKEDRYFKKVPNQIVDKNTINYSQAAKHNLPDLEEPFYIFCKQNTGVICLKSIKKRSDYTFPAGEYARKSFITKDEATIETQIQLFLEELKYPTTSMILYENIYPSLAYPDAMVYTMEVPL